GACAGCAGCTCGCCGATCGATTGCAGGACCAGAAGCCAGGCCAGGCCGCGCAGTCCTTTCATCTCAGAAGCGCGGCAGGTCGCCGTGCGGCATCGGCTGCCCTGCGCGGAACACCTGCTTGCCGTACTCGGCGCAGCGCTGCAGCGTCGGGATGGTCTTGCCCGGGTTGAGCAGGCCCGCCGGGTCGAAGGCACGCTTGACGCCGAACATCTGCTCGTTCTCCTCGGCCGTGAACTGCACGCACATGCTGTTGAGCTTCTCCACGCCCACGCCGTGCTCGCCCGAGACCGTCCCGCCCATGGCGACGCTGGTCTCCAGGATGTCGGCGCCGAAGAGCTCGCAGCGGTGCAGCTCGTCGGGGTCGTTGGCATCGAAGAGCACCAGCGGATGCAGGTTGCCGTCGCCCGCGTGGAACACGTTGCAGCAGCGCAGGTTGTATTTGATTTCCATCTGCTGGATCGCCAGCAGGATGTCGGCCAGGCGCTTGCGCGGGATGGTGGAGTCGAGGCACATGTAGTCGGGGCTGATGCGGCCCGAGGCCGGGAAGGCGTTCTTGCGCCCGCTCCAGAATTTCAGGCGCTCTTCCTCGCTGGTGCTCACCGAGATCGCGGTCGCGCCCGAGGCCCGCAGCACGTCGCTCATGCGGCCGATCTCTTCCTCGACCTCCTCCGGCGTGCCGTCCGATTCGCACAGGAGGATGGCCGCCGCCTCGAGGTCGTAGCCGGCGCGCACGAAGTCCTCGACCGCGGCCGTCATCGGCTTGTCCATCATCTCGAGGCCGGCCGGGATGATGCCGGCCGCGATCACCGCCGCCACCGCATCGCCGGCTTTGCGCACATCGTCGAAGCTGGCCATGATGCAGCGCGCCAACTGCGGCTTGGGCACCAGCTTGACCGTGACTTCGGTGGTGACGGCCAGCATGCCTTCGCTACCCACCACCAAGGCCAGCAGGTCGAGCCCTGCGCAGTCCAGCGCCTCGCTGCCGAACTCCACTGCTTCGCCCTCGGCGGTGAAGCCGCGCACGCGCAGCACGTTGTGCAGGGTCAGGCCGTACTTGAGGCAGTGCACGCCGCCCGAGTTCTCGGCCACGTTGCCGCCGATGGTGCAGGCGATCTGGCTCGAGGGGTCGGGGGCGTAGTAGAGGTTGAAGGGCGCGGCCGCCTCGCTGATCGCGAGGTTGCGCACGCCGCACTGGACCACCGCGGTGCGGCTGACCGGATCGACCTTCAGGATGTTGTTGAACTTGGCGAGCGAGAGCGTGACGCCCATCGCATGCGGCATCGCGCCGCCGGAGAGCCCGGTGCCTGCGCCGCGCGCCACCACCGGCACGCCGAGCGCGTGACAGCTCTGGAGCACGGCCTGCACCTGCGCCTCGGTCTCGGGCAGGGCAACCGCCAGCGGGCGCTGGCGATAGGCGGTGAGGCCGTCGCATTCGTAGGGCGTGGTGTCCTCGGGTTGCCAGATCAGCGCATGGGCGGGCAGGCGGGCCTGGAGCGCGCGGACCACCTCGGCCTGGCGTTCGGAAGCCTGCAGCAGCTCGCGCTGGGTGGTGGTCGTGGGCGCGTTCATGGACCCGACTCTACGGCAAGGGCCGCGGGGCGTGCTATTTGAAGACCACCGTGCGGTGCCCGTTGAGCAGCACCCGGTGTTCGCTGTGCCACTTCACGGCGCGGGCCAGCACCTGGGTCTCGGTGTCGCGGCCGCGGGCGGTGAGGTCCTCGACCGTGTCGGTGTGGTCGGACCGCTCCACGTCCTGCTCGATGATCGGGCCCTCGTCGAGGTCGGCCGTCACGTAGTGGGCGGTGGCGCCGATCAGCTTCACGCCGCGGTCGTGCGCCTGGTAGTAGGGCTTGGCGCCCTTGAAACTGGGGAGGAAGGAGTGGTGGATGTTGATCGCGCGGCCGGCGAGCTGGGTGCACAGGTCGTTGCTGAGGATCTGCATGTAGCGCGCCAGCACCACCAGCTCGGCGCCCTCGGCCTCGATGATCTCCAGCTGCTTCGCCTCGGCCTGGGCCTTGGTGGCCGCCGTGACCGGGATGTGGTGGAAAGGCACGTTGTAGCTGGCGGCCAGCTGGTAGAAGTCGCGGTGGTTCGAGACGATGGCGCGCACGTCGATCGAGAGCAGACCGCTCTTCCAGCGGAACAGCAGGTCGTTGAGGCAGTGGCCTTCCTTGCTGACCAGGATCACCGTCTTCATCGGCTCGGCCGCCACGTGCAGCTTCCAGCGCATGCCGAAGCTCGCAGCCAGGCCCCCGATCTGCTCGCGCAGCGCCGCTTCGCCGTGGTCGGCGCAGGCAAAGCGCACGCGCATGAAGAACAGGCCCGTGCCGTGGTCGTTGTACTGCGCCGCTTCTTCGATGTTGCCGCCGCGCTCGAGCAGGAAGCCGGATACGGCATGGACGATGCCGGTGCGGTCGGGGCAGGAAAGGGTGAGGATGTACGCGGGGGTCATAAGGGGCAGGATTGTCGCAGGGCTGCCGAAGAACGCGGCCGGTGCCAAAATGCCCTTCCCCCCAGCGTCCACCCTGCAGGAGCGAACAAGATGGCCTACAACGACTTCAGCATGGACAACCAGTGGTTGCCCTTCACCCCCAACCGCCATTTCCGCAAGGATCCGCGCGTCTTCGTGGCCGCCGACGGCATGGAGTTCACCACCCACGACGGGCGCAAGGTGATCGACGGGATCTCCTCGCTCTGGTGCGTGGGCGCGGGCCACAACCGCAAGCCCATCAACGAGGCGATCAAGAAGCAGCTGGACACGCTCGACTACGCAACGGCCTTCCAGGTCAGCAACGACAAGGCCTTCAAGGCGGCCGAGATGATCGCCGCGATGGCGCCGGGCGACCTCAACAAGGTGTTGTTCTGCAACTCCGGCAGCGAGGCGGCGGACACCTCGCTGAAGGTGGCGCTGGCCTACCACCGCGCGCGCGGAGAAGGGCACCGCAACGTCTTCATCGGGCGCGAGAAGGGCTACCACGGCGTGGGCTTCGGCGGCATGTCGGTGGGCGGCATCCCGGGCAACCGCAAGGTGTTCGGCTCGGCCTTCCTGCCGCGGGTGGACCACATGCGCTTCATCCACGATCCGGTGAACCATGCCTACATCCACAACCAGGAGCCGGTGTGGGCCGAGGACGCGCTGGCCGACCTGGAGCAGCGCATCCTGCCGCTGCACGATCCGAGCAATGTGGCCGCGATCATCGTGGAGCCGATAGCAGGCTCTGCGGGCTGGTACCTGCCGCCCAAGGGCTACCTGCAGAAGCTGCGCGAGATCTGCGACAAGCACGGCATCCTGCTGATCTTCGACGAGGTCATCACCGGCTTCGGCCGCATGGGCACCAACTTCGCGTCGGACTTCTACGGCGTTGTGCCCGACATGCTGAACTTCGCCAAGTGCGTGACCAACGGCGTGATCCCGCTGGGCGGCGTGATCTGCCGCGACAAGCTCTACGACGCGATGATGAACACCTCGGCGCCCGAGTACGTCGTGGAGTTCTTCCACGGCTACACCTACTCGGGCCATCCGGTGGCCTGCGCCGCGGCGATCGCGACGCTCGAGCTGCTGCAGCAGGAAAAGCTCTTCGCCCGCGCCGGCGAGATGGCCAAGGTGCTGGGCGATGCCTTCCATGGCACGTTCAAGGGCCTGCCCAACGTGATCGGCATCCGCAGCCTCGGCTTGGCCGCGGCGGTGGAGTTCGCGCCGATCGCCGGCGCGCCGGGCAAGCGCGCCTACGACATCTTCCTGGACTGCTTCCACAAGGGCTCGCTGGTGCGCCCGGCCGGCGACGTGATCGTGATCGCGCCGCCCTTCGTGGTGGAGAAGTCGCACATCGACACGCTGGTCAACACGCTGGCGGACTCGATCCGGAAGAACGCCTGAACCTGAATCGGCCCGTCTTTCGCGTCTTCCGCGCCTTTCAGCTCCCGGGCCCGGCCTGCGCCCGGAGAGTCGCGCAATAGTCCTTCTCCGGCAGCGCGGGCGTTTGCCACACGGCATCGAAGGCGCCCGGCTCGCGCGGCGGGTTGGACGTGCCGCCGGCCTGCAGCTGCACCGTCTTCACCGCGAGATCGCTCGGCAGGTGCTGCGGCACGCCGAGCGCCCTGGCCGTGTGGCCGGCACCGCTCAGCAACAGCACCGTCTTGCCCGGCACGCGCGCCTTGACGATGGTCTGCGCCATCGCGCGGTCGCGTGCGATCTGGATGCGCGTCATGGGCGCGATCTGCGACTCGGGCAGCAGGTTGCAGTGGCCGCTGCGCACGGCCTCCTGCTGGGCCTTGTGCGCCTCGGCCCCCAACTGCACGTCCAGCGACACGTCGGCCATGGCGTCCTTCATGCGCTCGCGCGGCAGGTTGGCGCCGAGCACCGGCACGCCGGCGCGTACCGCGGCCATCACGGCGGGGCCGTAGGCGCTCCAGGGCCAGGCCTTTTCGTTCCAACCGAGGGCGGTCTGCACCTGGGCTTCGGTCGCGGCGGGGCCGAGGTGGGCCGTGCCGCTGCCTTCCTCGGCCATCTCGATCGCCAGTGCAGCCAGGCGCCCGCGCGCGGCCAGCGCCTCCACCGTCTCGCGCTCGATCACGTGGTGCTCGGGCGCGTCGTGCTGCTCGCCCAGCAGCAGCGCGTCGGCCGGCAGCAGGGCCATGGCGCGGCGGGCGACCGGCGCACCCGCCGGTCCCGGTGCAGAGCAGCCGGCGAGCAGCGCCGCGGCCAGCAGGGACGGCAGCCAGCCGGGCGGGAGCAGGGGGCGATGCGGCATCGGGCCATACTACGCGAGGGCGGCCGCGCCGCGTCGCCATCCATCGTCCCTTCCTCCTGTCCGTGCCCCCGCCTCGATTGACGCTGCGCATCCTCGCCACCCTGTTGCTTGCGCTCGTGGCCGCAGGCGCCTGCCTCGCGCTGCACACCCCGCTGCCGTGGATGATCGGGCCGCTGCTGGCAGTGTCGCTCGCCTCCATCGCCGGGGCGCCGACGGCCAGCTATACGCTGCTGCGCAATGCGGGGCAGTGGGCGATCGGGCTGGCCCTGGGGCTCTATTTCACGCCGCAGATGGTGGGGCTGGTGGCCGGCCTCTGGTGGGCCATCGTCCTGGCGATCGCCTGGGCGCTCGGCCTGGGCTGGCTGTTCGGCAACTGGTTGCAGGTCATGCATGCCACGCGCATGCCGCATGTGCCGGTGCATTCCATGAGAGCCACGACTTACTTCTCAGGCGCGATCGGCGGCGCCTCGGAGATGACGCTGCTGGCCGAGCGGGCGGGTGCGCGCACCGATCTGGTGGCCGCGGCCCACAGCCTGCGGCTGGTGCTGGTCACAGTGGCGATTCCCTTCGCCATGCAATGGAGCGGGCTGCACGGGCTCGAGCTCCATGCGGCGGGGCCGCGCGAGGTGCGCTGGGGCGGGCTTGGCCTGCTGGCGCTGGCGACCGGGGTGGGCGGGCTGGCGATGCAGCTCGCGGGGCGCACCAATCCCTGGTTCATCGGGCCGCTGGTGGTCTCCATGGGATTCGCCGTCGCGGGCCAGTCGCTCTCGGCCGTGCCAGCCTGGCTGTCGAACACGGCCCAACTGGTGATCGCTGTCAGCCTGGGCGTGCGCTTCAGCCGCGAGTTCCTGCACACGGCGCCGCGCTGGCTGGCGACGGTGGCGCTGGGAACCCTGGGGATGATCGTTCTGTGCGCCGGCTTCGCGTGGCTGCTGGCATGGGGCACGGGGCTGCATCCGGCTACCTTGATCCTCGGCACCTCGCCGGGCGGCATCGCCGAGATGGCGATCACCGCCAAGGTGCTTCAGTTGGGGGTGCCGGTCGTGACGGCATTCCAGGTGTGCCGGCTGGTAGCCGTGCTGCTGATCGTCGGGCCGATGTATGGCCGCTTGTACGGAACGAAAGGAAGCCGGACTCCTGGCGCTTAGTGCACCAGCACGGGCGTGTGGGCGAGCTCGGCGTAGCCCTCGAGCGTGTCTTCGACCTCTTCCTGGGTCGGGGTGTTGACCTGCCACGCGGCGATCTGCTGCTGGAACAGCTCCGCCCACGAGCCGTCGAGGTAAACCTCCTTGCCGGAGCGCTTGTCCACGATCTCGAAGCCATGGCGTGCGAGCACGGGAATGTTCGGCGCCACCGGCGTGTCGCCTTCGGTCGGCTGTACGTGCACGACGACGAAGGAGTCGGAGTCGTAAAGCATTTGCATGGCGGGTCCAGTGAGGATGTCGATAGCCTTCATGGTCGTTAGATAGCAATCAACGCGCCAGTTTCAATAAGCGCTGTTGTTTTGTAGGCACGGGCCGTTATTTTTTGTGCTTTGTTCGGCTTCAGGGCCGCGCGCCCTGGGCGTCGCGCAACTGGAAATCCGCGAAATCTCCATTGGCCAGGGTCTGCCGGATCCGCACCGGCAGGTAGCCGAGTTCGGGCGCGAGCCAGAGCTCCACCTTGTCGTCGTAAGGCTTGCGCGGGTTGCGCGTGAGCTTGCGGGCGTTGTATTGGCCAGCCGGGAGCGTCAGGTGCTCGTCGTCCTCGACCTTGAAAATCCAGAGGTCGGCGTCGCGCGGCCCGACGGTCTGGATCGCGAAGGCGCCGCCGGGCGGATAGCGCGCCGGGTCCCCGGCCATCAGGGCACCGAGCTGCAGCATCACGCTGAGCCGGTCCTGCGCGCCGGGCAGGAGCGGCACGCTCGGCGCGTTGTTGCTGAACACCACCTGGCCCTGCTCGCGCATGAAATGCGCGGCCACCTCGCTGCGGCGCGTGTCCGAGAAACGCGCGGGCTCGATGCCTCCGGCACCGATCGCGCCGTTGCTGTGCTGGCTGCGGATGGTCTTGAAGAGAAAGCGAAGCGACAGCTGGGCATCGTATTGCTGGCCGTCCTGCTGCCAGACCAGCGTGCCGAACACGCCTTGCATCGGCGCGCTGCCCATCTGGCCCGTTACCGCGAAGGCGAGCTGGACCGAACCCGGGACGTGCGTGGGCGGCGGGGCTTCGGCCTGGCCCGCGGCGGCGCCAGCGCCGGCGGTGGAACCGTCGGATGCCGCGCCGGCAGCGGCGCCCGCGGCCGGTTCGGAAGGTGCCTCCGCGGCGGCCGGCTCCGCCGGAGCCGTGACCTCGGCCGGGGCCGCCTGTTCGGGAGCCGGGCTGTCGGAAGGCGGCGGGCTCGGGGCCGCGGGCGCCTCGGGCCGGGCCGGGGGGCGTGGCCGCACGGGTTTGGGCGCGGGGGGCTTGGAGGCGGCCGGCGGCGCTGGCGCTGCCAGCGGCTCCGGCGCCGCCACCGGCG
Above is a window of Variovorax sp. RA8 DNA encoding:
- a CDS encoding FAD-linked oxidase C-terminal domain-containing protein; translation: MNAPTTTTQRELLQASERQAEVVRALQARLPAHALIWQPEDTTPYECDGLTAYRQRPLAVALPETEAQVQAVLQSCHALGVPVVARGAGTGLSGGAMPHAMGVTLSLAKFNNILKVDPVSRTAVVQCGVRNLAISEAAAPFNLYYAPDPSSQIACTIGGNVAENSGGVHCLKYGLTLHNVLRVRGFTAEGEAVEFGSEALDCAGLDLLALVVGSEGMLAVTTEVTVKLVPKPQLARCIMASFDDVRKAGDAVAAVIAAGIIPAGLEMMDKPMTAAVEDFVRAGYDLEAAAILLCESDGTPEEVEEEIGRMSDVLRASGATAISVSTSEEERLKFWSGRKNAFPASGRISPDYMCLDSTIPRKRLADILLAIQQMEIKYNLRCCNVFHAGDGNLHPLVLFDANDPDELHRCELFGADILETSVAMGGTVSGEHGVGVEKLNSMCVQFTAEENEQMFGVKRAFDPAGLLNPGKTIPTLQRCAEYGKQVFRAGQPMPHGDLPRF
- the purU gene encoding formyltetrahydrofolate deformylase, with amino-acid sequence MTPAYILTLSCPDRTGIVHAVSGFLLERGGNIEEAAQYNDHGTGLFFMRVRFACADHGEAALREQIGGLAASFGMRWKLHVAAEPMKTVILVSKEGHCLNDLLFRWKSGLLSIDVRAIVSNHRDFYQLAASYNVPFHHIPVTAATKAQAEAKQLEIIEAEGAELVVLARYMQILSNDLCTQLAGRAINIHHSFLPSFKGAKPYYQAHDRGVKLIGATAHYVTADLDEGPIIEQDVERSDHTDTVEDLTARGRDTETQVLARAVKWHSEHRVLLNGHRTVVFK
- a CDS encoding aminotransferase class III-fold pyridoxal phosphate-dependent enzyme — protein: MAYNDFSMDNQWLPFTPNRHFRKDPRVFVAADGMEFTTHDGRKVIDGISSLWCVGAGHNRKPINEAIKKQLDTLDYATAFQVSNDKAFKAAEMIAAMAPGDLNKVLFCNSGSEAADTSLKVALAYHRARGEGHRNVFIGREKGYHGVGFGGMSVGGIPGNRKVFGSAFLPRVDHMRFIHDPVNHAYIHNQEPVWAEDALADLEQRILPLHDPSNVAAIIVEPIAGSAGWYLPPKGYLQKLREICDKHGILLIFDEVITGFGRMGTNFASDFYGVVPDMLNFAKCVTNGVIPLGGVICRDKLYDAMMNTSAPEYVVEFFHGYTYSGHPVACAAAIATLELLQQEKLFARAGEMAKVLGDAFHGTFKGLPNVIGIRSLGLAAAVEFAPIAGAPGKRAYDIFLDCFHKGSLVRPAGDVIVIAPPFVVEKSHIDTLVNTLADSIRKNA
- a CDS encoding ChaN family lipoprotein — protein: MPHRPLLPPGWLPSLLAAALLAGCSAPGPAGAPVARRAMALLPADALLLGEQHDAPEHHVIERETVEALAARGRLAALAIEMAEEGSGTAHLGPAATEAQVQTALGWNEKAWPWSAYGPAVMAAVRAGVPVLGANLPRERMKDAMADVSLDVQLGAEAHKAQQEAVRSGHCNLLPESQIAPMTRIQIARDRAMAQTIVKARVPGKTVLLLSGAGHTARALGVPQHLPSDLAVKTVQLQAGGTSNPPREPGAFDAVWQTPALPEKDYCATLRAQAGPGS
- a CDS encoding AbrB family transcriptional regulator, giving the protein MTLRILATLLLALVAAGACLALHTPLPWMIGPLLAVSLASIAGAPTASYTLLRNAGQWAIGLALGLYFTPQMVGLVAGLWWAIVLAIAWALGLGWLFGNWLQVMHATRMPHVPVHSMRATTYFSGAIGGASEMTLLAERAGARTDLVAAAHSLRLVLVTVAIPFAMQWSGLHGLELHAAGPREVRWGGLGLLALATGVGGLAMQLAGRTNPWFIGPLVVSMGFAVAGQSLSAVPAWLSNTAQLVIAVSLGVRFSREFLHTAPRWLATVALGTLGMIVLCAGFAWLLAWGTGLHPATLILGTSPGGIAEMAITAKVLQLGVPVVTAFQVCRLVAVLLIVGPMYGRLYGTKGSRTPGA
- a CDS encoding BTH_I0359 family protein, with the translated sequence MQMLYDSDSFVVVHVQPTEGDTPVAPNIPVLARHGFEIVDKRSGKEVYLDGSWAELFQQQIAAWQVNTPTQEEVEDTLEGYAELAHTPVLVH
- a CDS encoding DUF3108 domain-containing protein, whose product is MATASDPLPMHLRPAAPALPGVPRPPWRALALLAAAVLLTHLALLGLAPLAGGPHPSPLAGKFVTRTIVIAPPPVAAPEPLAAPAPPAASKPPAPKPVRPRPPARPEAPAAPSPPPSDSPAPEQAAPAEVTAPAEPAAAEAPSEPAAGAAAGAASDGSTAGAGAAAGQAEAPPPTHVPGSVQLAFAVTGQMGSAPMQGVFGTLVWQQDGQQYDAQLSLRFLFKTIRSQHSNGAIGAGGIEPARFSDTRRSEVAAHFMREQGQVVFSNNAPSVPLLPGAQDRLSVMLQLGALMAGDPARYPPGGAFAIQTVGPRDADLWIFKVEDDEHLTLPAGQYNARKLTRNPRKPYDDKVELWLAPELGYLPVRIRQTLANGDFADFQLRDAQGARP